One window of Caloenas nicobarica isolate bCalNic1 chromosome 7, bCalNic1.hap1, whole genome shotgun sequence genomic DNA carries:
- the CCAR1 gene encoding cell division cycle and apoptosis regulator protein 1 isoform X7, producing MAQFGGQKNPPWATQFTATAVSQPAALGVQQPSLLGASPTIYTQQTALAAAGLTTQTPTNYQLTQSAALQQQAAAAAAALQQQYSQPQQTLYSVQQQLQQPQQTLLTQPAVALPTSLSLSTPQPAAQITVSYPAPRSSQQQTQPQKQRVFTGVVTKLHDTFGFVDEDVFFQLSAVKGKTPQVGDRVLVEATYNPNMPFKWNAQRIQTLPNQNQAQAQPLLKTPPAVLQPMGQQAAFGVQAQPQPQSLLQAQISAASITPLLQTQPQPLLQQPQQKGGLLQPPVRLVSQPQPARRLDPPSRFSGRNDRGGDPMPNRKDDRSRERERERRRSRERSPQRKRSRERSPRRERERSPRRPRRVVPRYTVQFSKFSLDCRSCDMMELRRRYQNLYIPSDFFDAQFTWVDAFPMSRPFQLGNYCNFYVMHREVDPIDKNAAVLDPPDADHLYSAKVMLMASPSMEDLYHKSCALAEDPQELRDGFQHPARLVKFLVGMKGKDEAMAIGGHWSPSLDGPDPEKDPSVLIKTAIRCCKALTGIDLSVCTQWYRFAEIRYHRPEETHKGRTVPAHVETVVLFFPDVWHCLPTRSEWETLSRGYKQQLVEKLQGERKEADGEQDEEEKDDGEAKEISTPTHWSKLDPKTMKVNDLRKELESRTLSSKGLKSQLIARLTKQLKVEEQKEEQKELEKSEKEEEEEEDRKSEDDKEEEERKRQEEIERQRRERRYILPDEPAIIVHPNWAAKSGKFDCSIMSLSVLLDYRLEDNKEHSFEVSLFAELFNEMLQRDFGVRIYKALISLPEREDKKDKKSKKDERKEKKEEKDEETDDPKPKRRKSGDDKDKKEDKDEKKELLLQREDKKKDDSKDEEEPEEENNQEEYDPMEAEDAEDEDEECRPLATPIEVSRRCQNVVWAALYLVLRGADFCLSGVVFA from the exons ATGGCTCAGTTTGGAGGACAGAAGAATCCCCCTTGGGCTACTCAGTTTACAGCCACTGCAGTATCTCAGCCAG ctgctcttggtGTGCAGCAGCCGTCGCTGCTGGGAGCGTCTCCCACGATCTACACGCAGCAGACGGCGCTGGCAGCCGCCGGCCTCACCACACAAACACCCACCAACTACCAGCTCACGCAGTCGGCTGCCTTACAGCAGCAAGCTGCCGCTGCGGCCGCTGCCTTACAGcag CAATATTCACAACCTCAACAGACTCTGTATAGTGTACAGCAACAG ttgcAGCAACCTCAGCAGACCCTTTTAACTCAG CCAGCTGTTGCGCTACCTACCAGTCTTAGCCTGTCTACTCCTCAGCCGGCAGCCCAGATAACTGTTTCTTACCCGGCACCCCGGTCAAGTCAACAGCAAACCCAGCCTCAAAAGCAGCGGGTCTTCACTGGTGTGGTTACTAAACTACACGACACATTTGGTTTTGTGGATGAAGATGTCTTCTTTCAGCTTAG CGCTGTTAAAGGAAAGACACCTCAGGTGGGTGACAGAGTTTTGGTAGAAGCTACTTACAATCCCAATATGCCATTCAAATGGAATGCACAGAGGATCCAGACACTTCCAAACCAG AACCAGGCGCAAGCTCAGCCGTTACTGAAGACACCTCCGGCAGTTCTCCAGCCCATGGGGCAGCAGGCGGCGTTTGGCGTTCAGGCGCAGCCGCAGCCCCAGTCCTTGCTGCAGGCGCAGATATCGGCAGCTTCCATCACGCCTTTGCTTCAGACGCAGCCTCAgccgctgctgcagcagccgcaGCAGAAAG GTGGTTTGTTACAGCCCCCTGTTCGTCTAGTTTCACAGCCTCAACCAGCTCGAAGATTAGACCCACCCTCCAGGTTTTCTGGGAGGAATGACAGAGGAGGAGACCCCATGCCAAACCGAAAAGATGACAGGAG tcgtGAAAGAGAACGAGAGAGACGGAGGTCCCGGGAAAGATCACCCCAGAGAAAACGCTCCAGAGAGAGATCACCTAGACGAGAGAGGGAGAGGTCGCCCCGAAGACCACGGCGTGTTGTTCCTCGTTACACGGTTCAGTTTTCCAAGTTTTCGTTGGACTG CCGTAGCTGTGATATGATGGAGCTGAGAAGGCGTTACCAGAACTTGTATATCCCAAGCGATTTCTTTGATGCTCAGTTCACATGGGTGGATGCTTTTCCTATGTCTAGACCGTTTCAGCTGGGAAACTACTGTAATTTCTACGTAATGCATAGAGAAGTAGATCCTATAGATAAAAACGCTGCTGTCCTTGATCCACCTGATGCTGATCATCTATACAGTGCAAAG GTGATGCTGATGGCTAGTCCTAGCATGGAAGATCTCTATCACAAGTCATGCGCTCTGGCTGAAGATCCCCAGGAGCTTCGTGATGGATTTCAGCATCCTGCTAGACTTGTAAAG TTTTTAGTGGGTATGAAAGGCAAAGATGAAGCTATGGCTATTGGAGGACACTGGTCCCCATCACTGGATGGACCTGATCCAGAAAAGGACCCTTCCGTGCTGATAAAGACGGCTATTCGTTGTTGCAAGGCTCTTACAGGGATTGACTTAAGTGTGTGCACACAATG GTACCGTTTTGCAGAGATTCGCTACCATCGCCCTGAGGAGACCCACAAGGGGCGTACAGTTCCAGCTCATGTGGAgacagtggttttatttttcccgGATGTTTGGCATTGCCTTCCCACCCGCTCAGAGTGGGAAACCCTCTCCCGAGGATACAAGCAGCAGCTGGTCGAGAAGCTTCAGGGTGAACGCAAGGAGGCTGATGGAGAACAG gatgaagaggaaaaggatgATGGGGAAGCGAAAGAGATCTCTACACCTACGCATTGGTCTAAACTGGATCCAAAAACAATGAAG gtAAATGACCTTCGCAAAGAACTAGAAAGTCGAACTCTTAGCTCTAAAGGACTGAAATCTCAGTTGATAGCTCGACTGACAAAGCAGCTGAAAGTAGAGGAacaaaaagaagagcaaaaggaGCTAGAGAAGtctgagaaagaagaggaagaggaggaggacaggAAATCTGAAGATGATAAAGAG gaagaggaaagaaaacgtCAAGAAGAAATAGAACGTCAGCGGCGGGAAAGACGATATATCTTGCCAGATGAACCGGCAATCATTGTACATCCTAACTGGGCAGCAAAGAGTGGGAAGTTTGACTGTAGCATTATGTCTCTTAGTGTTCTTCTGGACTACAGATTAGAAGATAATAAAGAACATTCCTTTGAG GTATCATTGTTTGCAGAACTCTTCAATGAAATGCTTCAGAGAGATTTTGGTGTAAGGATTTACAAAGCACTGATTTCTCTCCCAGAAAGGGAggacaaaaaagacaaaaaaagcaaaaaagatgagaggaaagaaaaaaaggaagaaaaagatgaggAAACAGATGATCCAAAACCTAAGAGGAGAAAATCTGGAGAtgataaagacaaaaaagaggATAAGGACGAAAAGAAG GAACTTCTGTTACAGAGggaagataaaaagaaagatgattctaaagatgaagaagaacctgaagaagaaaataatcaagaaGAATATGATCCGATGGAGGCAGAAGATGCTGAAGATGAAGACGAAG aatgcagACCACTCGCAACTCCCATTGAAGTCAGTAGGAGAT GCCAGAATGTAGTGTGGGCTGCTCTTTACCTGGTGTTAAGAGGAGCTGATTTCTGTTTGAGTGGAGTTGTGTTTGCCTGA
- the CCAR1 gene encoding cell division cycle and apoptosis regulator protein 1 isoform X2 — protein sequence MAQFGGQKNPPWATQFTATAVSQPAALGVQQPSLLGASPTIYTQQTALAAAGLTTQTPTNYQLTQSAALQQQAAAAAAALQQQYSQPQQTLYSVQQQQPQQTLLTQPAVALPTSLSLSTPQPAAQITVSYPAPRSSQQQTQPQKQRVFTGVVTKLHDTFGFVDEDVFFQLSAVKGKTPQVGDRVLVEATYNPNMPFKWNAQRIQTLPNQNQAQAQPLLKTPPAVLQPMGQQAAFGVQAQPQPQSLLQAQISAASITPLLQTQPQPLLQQPQQKGGLLQPPVRLVSQPQPARRLDPPSRFSGRNDRGGDPMPNRKDDRSRERERERRRSRERSPQRKRSRERSPRRERERSPRRPRRVVPRYTVQFSKFSLDCRSCDMMELRRRYQNLYIPSDFFDAQFTWVDAFPMSRPFQLGNYCNFYVMHREVDPIDKNAAVLDPPDADHLYSAKVMLMASPSMEDLYHKSCALAEDPQELRDGFQHPARLVKFLVGMKGKDEAMAIGGHWSPSLDGPDPEKDPSVLIKTAIRCCKALTGIDLSVCTQWYRFAEIRYHRPEETHKGRTVPAHVETVVLFFPDVWHCLPTRSEWETLSRGYKQQLVEKLQGERKEADGEQDEEEKDDGEAKEISTPTHWSKLDPKTMKVNDLRKELESRTLSSKGLKSQLIARLTKQLKVEEQKEEQKELEKSEKEEEEEEDRKSEDDKEEEERKRQEEIERQRRERRYILPDEPAIIVHPNWAAKSGKFDCSIMSLSVLLDYRLEDNKEHSFEVSLFAELFNEMLQRDFGVRIYKALISLPEREDKKDKKSKKDERKEKKEEKDEETDDPKPKRRKSGDDKDKKEDKDEKKELLLQREDKKKDDSKDEEEPEEENNQEEYDPMEAEDAEDEDEECRPLATPIEVSRRYRDEEEINKREDKREGNKHCKERPSKDKEKDKTQMVTVNRDLLMAFVYFDQSHCGYLLEKDMEEILYTLGLHLSRAQVKKLLNKVVLRESCFYRRLTDTSKDEENQEESEELQEDMLGNRLLLPSPTIKQESKAIEENVGLIVYNGAMVDVGSLLQKLEKSERVRAEIEQKLQLLEEKTDEDEKTILQLENSNKSLSAELKEVKKDLGQLQENLKISDDKNLQFEGQLNKTIKNLATVMDEIQSVLKQDIVKNEDKDQKSKENGANV from the exons ATGGCTCAGTTTGGAGGACAGAAGAATCCCCCTTGGGCTACTCAGTTTACAGCCACTGCAGTATCTCAGCCAG ctgctcttggtGTGCAGCAGCCGTCGCTGCTGGGAGCGTCTCCCACGATCTACACGCAGCAGACGGCGCTGGCAGCCGCCGGCCTCACCACACAAACACCCACCAACTACCAGCTCACGCAGTCGGCTGCCTTACAGCAGCAAGCTGCCGCTGCGGCCGCTGCCTTACAGcag CAATATTCACAACCTCAACAGACTCTGTATAGTGTACAGCAACAG CAACCTCAGCAGACCCTTTTAACTCAG CCAGCTGTTGCGCTACCTACCAGTCTTAGCCTGTCTACTCCTCAGCCGGCAGCCCAGATAACTGTTTCTTACCCGGCACCCCGGTCAAGTCAACAGCAAACCCAGCCTCAAAAGCAGCGGGTCTTCACTGGTGTGGTTACTAAACTACACGACACATTTGGTTTTGTGGATGAAGATGTCTTCTTTCAGCTTAG CGCTGTTAAAGGAAAGACACCTCAGGTGGGTGACAGAGTTTTGGTAGAAGCTACTTACAATCCCAATATGCCATTCAAATGGAATGCACAGAGGATCCAGACACTTCCAAACCAG AACCAGGCGCAAGCTCAGCCGTTACTGAAGACACCTCCGGCAGTTCTCCAGCCCATGGGGCAGCAGGCGGCGTTTGGCGTTCAGGCGCAGCCGCAGCCCCAGTCCTTGCTGCAGGCGCAGATATCGGCAGCTTCCATCACGCCTTTGCTTCAGACGCAGCCTCAgccgctgctgcagcagccgcaGCAGAAAG GTGGTTTGTTACAGCCCCCTGTTCGTCTAGTTTCACAGCCTCAACCAGCTCGAAGATTAGACCCACCCTCCAGGTTTTCTGGGAGGAATGACAGAGGAGGAGACCCCATGCCAAACCGAAAAGATGACAGGAG tcgtGAAAGAGAACGAGAGAGACGGAGGTCCCGGGAAAGATCACCCCAGAGAAAACGCTCCAGAGAGAGATCACCTAGACGAGAGAGGGAGAGGTCGCCCCGAAGACCACGGCGTGTTGTTCCTCGTTACACGGTTCAGTTTTCCAAGTTTTCGTTGGACTG CCGTAGCTGTGATATGATGGAGCTGAGAAGGCGTTACCAGAACTTGTATATCCCAAGCGATTTCTTTGATGCTCAGTTCACATGGGTGGATGCTTTTCCTATGTCTAGACCGTTTCAGCTGGGAAACTACTGTAATTTCTACGTAATGCATAGAGAAGTAGATCCTATAGATAAAAACGCTGCTGTCCTTGATCCACCTGATGCTGATCATCTATACAGTGCAAAG GTGATGCTGATGGCTAGTCCTAGCATGGAAGATCTCTATCACAAGTCATGCGCTCTGGCTGAAGATCCCCAGGAGCTTCGTGATGGATTTCAGCATCCTGCTAGACTTGTAAAG TTTTTAGTGGGTATGAAAGGCAAAGATGAAGCTATGGCTATTGGAGGACACTGGTCCCCATCACTGGATGGACCTGATCCAGAAAAGGACCCTTCCGTGCTGATAAAGACGGCTATTCGTTGTTGCAAGGCTCTTACAGGGATTGACTTAAGTGTGTGCACACAATG GTACCGTTTTGCAGAGATTCGCTACCATCGCCCTGAGGAGACCCACAAGGGGCGTACAGTTCCAGCTCATGTGGAgacagtggttttatttttcccgGATGTTTGGCATTGCCTTCCCACCCGCTCAGAGTGGGAAACCCTCTCCCGAGGATACAAGCAGCAGCTGGTCGAGAAGCTTCAGGGTGAACGCAAGGAGGCTGATGGAGAACAG gatgaagaggaaaaggatgATGGGGAAGCGAAAGAGATCTCTACACCTACGCATTGGTCTAAACTGGATCCAAAAACAATGAAG gtAAATGACCTTCGCAAAGAACTAGAAAGTCGAACTCTTAGCTCTAAAGGACTGAAATCTCAGTTGATAGCTCGACTGACAAAGCAGCTGAAAGTAGAGGAacaaaaagaagagcaaaaggaGCTAGAGAAGtctgagaaagaagaggaagaggaggaggacaggAAATCTGAAGATGATAAAGAG gaagaggaaagaaaacgtCAAGAAGAAATAGAACGTCAGCGGCGGGAAAGACGATATATCTTGCCAGATGAACCGGCAATCATTGTACATCCTAACTGGGCAGCAAAGAGTGGGAAGTTTGACTGTAGCATTATGTCTCTTAGTGTTCTTCTGGACTACAGATTAGAAGATAATAAAGAACATTCCTTTGAG GTATCATTGTTTGCAGAACTCTTCAATGAAATGCTTCAGAGAGATTTTGGTGTAAGGATTTACAAAGCACTGATTTCTCTCCCAGAAAGGGAggacaaaaaagacaaaaaaagcaaaaaagatgagaggaaagaaaaaaaggaagaaaaagatgaggAAACAGATGATCCAAAACCTAAGAGGAGAAAATCTGGAGAtgataaagacaaaaaagaggATAAGGACGAAAAGAAG GAACTTCTGTTACAGAGggaagataaaaagaaagatgattctaaagatgaagaagaacctgaagaagaaaataatcaagaaGAATATGATCCGATGGAGGCAGAAGATGCTGAAGATGAAGACGAAG aatgcagACCACTCGCAACTCCCATTGAAGTCAGTAGGAGAT ACCGGGAcgaagaagaaataaacaaacgAGAGGACAAGAGAGAGGGAAATAAGCATTGTAAAGAGAGGCCATCTAAAGACAAA GAGAAAGACAAGACGCAGATGGTAACTGTTAACAGGGATCTTCTGATGGCTTTTGTTTATTTCGATCAAAGTCATTGTGGATATCTTCTGGAGAAGGACATGGAGGAGATACTGTACACTCTTGGACTACACCTGTCACGTGCTCAG GTCAAGAAGCTACTTAATAAAGTAGTGCTTAGAGAATCTTGCTTTTACAGAAGACTAACAGATACTtctaaagatgaagaaaatcaaGAAGAGTCTGAAGAGCTACAAGAAGATATGTTAG GAAACAGATTACTGTTACCATCACCCACTATAAAGCAAGAATCAAAAGCCATAGAAGAAAACGTCGGCCTCATTGTGTACAATGGAGCCATGGTGGATGTTGGGAGCCTTTTacagaagctggagaagagtGAAAGAGTGCGGGCAGAGATAGAACAAAAGCTTCagttactggaagaaaaaacag ATGAGGATGAGAAGACCATACTACAACTAGAGAATTCTAACAAAAGTCTGTCTGCGGAGCTCAAAGAAGTGAAAAAGGACCTTGGCCAACTGCAAGAAAATTTGAAGATCTCGGATGATAAAAATTTGCAATTTGAGGGTCAGCTAAATAAGACAATCAAAAATTTAGCTACTGTTATGGATGAAATACAGAGTGTTCTTAAACAG GATATCGTGAAGAACGAAGATAAAGATCAGAAATCCAAAGAAAATGGAGCAAACGTATGa
- the CCAR1 gene encoding cell division cycle and apoptosis regulator protein 1 isoform X6, with translation MAQFGGQKNPPWATQFTATAVSQPAALGVQQPSLLGASPTIYTQQTALAAAGLTTQTPTNYQLTQSAALQQQAAAAAAALQQQYSQPQQTLYSVQQQLQQPQQTLLTQPAVALPTSLSLSTPQPAAQITVSYPAPRSSQQQTQPQKQRVFTGVVTKLHDTFGFVDEDVFFQLSAVKGKTPQVGDRVLVEATYNPNMPFKWNAQRIQTLPNQNQAQAQPLLKTPPAVLQPMGQQAAFGVQAQPQPQSLLQAQISAASITPLLQTQPQPLLQQPQQKGGLLQPPVRLVSQPQPARRLDPPSRFSGRNDRGGDPMPNRKDDRSRERERERRRSRERSPQRKRSRERSPRRERERSPRRPRRVVPRYTVQFSKFSLDCRSCDMMELRRRYQNLYIPSDFFDAQFTWVDAFPMSRPFQLGNYCNFYVMHREVDPIDKNAAVLDPPDADHLYSAKVMLMASPSMEDLYHKSCALAEDPQELRDGFQHPARLVKFLVGMKGKDEAMAIGGHWSPSLDGPDPEKDPSVLIKTAIRCCKALTGIDLSVCTQWYRFAEIRYHRPEETHKGRTVPAHVETVVLFFPDVWHCLPTRSEWETLSRGYKQQLVEKLQGERKEADGEQDEEEKDDGEAKEISTPTHWSKLDPKTMKVNDLRKELESRTLSSKGLKSQLIARLTKQLKVEEQKEEQKELEKSEKEEEEEEDRKSEDDKEEEERKRQEEIERQRRERRYILPDEPAIIVHPNWAAKSGKFDCSIMSLSVLLDYRLEDNKEHSFEVSLFAELFNEMLQRDFGVRIYKALISLPEREDKKDKKSKKDERKEKKEEKDEETDDPKPKRRKSGDDKDKKEDKDEKKREDKKKDDSKDEEEPEEENNQEEYDPMEAEDAEDEDEDRDEEEINKREDKREGNKHCKERPSKDKEKDKTQMVTVNRDLLMAFVYFDQSHCGYLLEKDMEEILYTLGLHLSRAQVKKLLNKVVLRESCFYRRLTDTSKDEENQEESEELQEDMLGNRLLLPSPTIKQESKAIEENVGLIVYNGAMVDVGSLLQKLEKSERVRAEIEQKLQLLEEKTDEDEKTILQLENSNKSLSAELKEVKKDLGQLQENLKISDDKNLQFEGQLNKTIKNLATVMDEIQSVLKQDIVKNEDKDQKSKENGANV, from the exons ATGGCTCAGTTTGGAGGACAGAAGAATCCCCCTTGGGCTACTCAGTTTACAGCCACTGCAGTATCTCAGCCAG ctgctcttggtGTGCAGCAGCCGTCGCTGCTGGGAGCGTCTCCCACGATCTACACGCAGCAGACGGCGCTGGCAGCCGCCGGCCTCACCACACAAACACCCACCAACTACCAGCTCACGCAGTCGGCTGCCTTACAGCAGCAAGCTGCCGCTGCGGCCGCTGCCTTACAGcag CAATATTCACAACCTCAACAGACTCTGTATAGTGTACAGCAACAG ttgcAGCAACCTCAGCAGACCCTTTTAACTCAG CCAGCTGTTGCGCTACCTACCAGTCTTAGCCTGTCTACTCCTCAGCCGGCAGCCCAGATAACTGTTTCTTACCCGGCACCCCGGTCAAGTCAACAGCAAACCCAGCCTCAAAAGCAGCGGGTCTTCACTGGTGTGGTTACTAAACTACACGACACATTTGGTTTTGTGGATGAAGATGTCTTCTTTCAGCTTAG CGCTGTTAAAGGAAAGACACCTCAGGTGGGTGACAGAGTTTTGGTAGAAGCTACTTACAATCCCAATATGCCATTCAAATGGAATGCACAGAGGATCCAGACACTTCCAAACCAG AACCAGGCGCAAGCTCAGCCGTTACTGAAGACACCTCCGGCAGTTCTCCAGCCCATGGGGCAGCAGGCGGCGTTTGGCGTTCAGGCGCAGCCGCAGCCCCAGTCCTTGCTGCAGGCGCAGATATCGGCAGCTTCCATCACGCCTTTGCTTCAGACGCAGCCTCAgccgctgctgcagcagccgcaGCAGAAAG GTGGTTTGTTACAGCCCCCTGTTCGTCTAGTTTCACAGCCTCAACCAGCTCGAAGATTAGACCCACCCTCCAGGTTTTCTGGGAGGAATGACAGAGGAGGAGACCCCATGCCAAACCGAAAAGATGACAGGAG tcgtGAAAGAGAACGAGAGAGACGGAGGTCCCGGGAAAGATCACCCCAGAGAAAACGCTCCAGAGAGAGATCACCTAGACGAGAGAGGGAGAGGTCGCCCCGAAGACCACGGCGTGTTGTTCCTCGTTACACGGTTCAGTTTTCCAAGTTTTCGTTGGACTG CCGTAGCTGTGATATGATGGAGCTGAGAAGGCGTTACCAGAACTTGTATATCCCAAGCGATTTCTTTGATGCTCAGTTCACATGGGTGGATGCTTTTCCTATGTCTAGACCGTTTCAGCTGGGAAACTACTGTAATTTCTACGTAATGCATAGAGAAGTAGATCCTATAGATAAAAACGCTGCTGTCCTTGATCCACCTGATGCTGATCATCTATACAGTGCAAAG GTGATGCTGATGGCTAGTCCTAGCATGGAAGATCTCTATCACAAGTCATGCGCTCTGGCTGAAGATCCCCAGGAGCTTCGTGATGGATTTCAGCATCCTGCTAGACTTGTAAAG TTTTTAGTGGGTATGAAAGGCAAAGATGAAGCTATGGCTATTGGAGGACACTGGTCCCCATCACTGGATGGACCTGATCCAGAAAAGGACCCTTCCGTGCTGATAAAGACGGCTATTCGTTGTTGCAAGGCTCTTACAGGGATTGACTTAAGTGTGTGCACACAATG GTACCGTTTTGCAGAGATTCGCTACCATCGCCCTGAGGAGACCCACAAGGGGCGTACAGTTCCAGCTCATGTGGAgacagtggttttatttttcccgGATGTTTGGCATTGCCTTCCCACCCGCTCAGAGTGGGAAACCCTCTCCCGAGGATACAAGCAGCAGCTGGTCGAGAAGCTTCAGGGTGAACGCAAGGAGGCTGATGGAGAACAG gatgaagaggaaaaggatgATGGGGAAGCGAAAGAGATCTCTACACCTACGCATTGGTCTAAACTGGATCCAAAAACAATGAAG gtAAATGACCTTCGCAAAGAACTAGAAAGTCGAACTCTTAGCTCTAAAGGACTGAAATCTCAGTTGATAGCTCGACTGACAAAGCAGCTGAAAGTAGAGGAacaaaaagaagagcaaaaggaGCTAGAGAAGtctgagaaagaagaggaagaggaggaggacaggAAATCTGAAGATGATAAAGAG gaagaggaaagaaaacgtCAAGAAGAAATAGAACGTCAGCGGCGGGAAAGACGATATATCTTGCCAGATGAACCGGCAATCATTGTACATCCTAACTGGGCAGCAAAGAGTGGGAAGTTTGACTGTAGCATTATGTCTCTTAGTGTTCTTCTGGACTACAGATTAGAAGATAATAAAGAACATTCCTTTGAG GTATCATTGTTTGCAGAACTCTTCAATGAAATGCTTCAGAGAGATTTTGGTGTAAGGATTTACAAAGCACTGATTTCTCTCCCAGAAAGGGAggacaaaaaagacaaaaaaagcaaaaaagatgagaggaaagaaaaaaaggaagaaaaagatgaggAAACAGATGATCCAAAACCTAAGAGGAGAAAATCTGGAGAtgataaagacaaaaaagaggATAAGGACGAAAAGAAG AGggaagataaaaagaaagatgattctaaagatgaagaagaacctgaagaagaaaataatcaagaaGAATATGATCCGATGGAGGCAGAAGATGCTGAAGATGAAGACGAAG ACCGGGAcgaagaagaaataaacaaacgAGAGGACAAGAGAGAGGGAAATAAGCATTGTAAAGAGAGGCCATCTAAAGACAAA GAGAAAGACAAGACGCAGATGGTAACTGTTAACAGGGATCTTCTGATGGCTTTTGTTTATTTCGATCAAAGTCATTGTGGATATCTTCTGGAGAAGGACATGGAGGAGATACTGTACACTCTTGGACTACACCTGTCACGTGCTCAG GTCAAGAAGCTACTTAATAAAGTAGTGCTTAGAGAATCTTGCTTTTACAGAAGACTAACAGATACTtctaaagatgaagaaaatcaaGAAGAGTCTGAAGAGCTACAAGAAGATATGTTAG GAAACAGATTACTGTTACCATCACCCACTATAAAGCAAGAATCAAAAGCCATAGAAGAAAACGTCGGCCTCATTGTGTACAATGGAGCCATGGTGGATGTTGGGAGCCTTTTacagaagctggagaagagtGAAAGAGTGCGGGCAGAGATAGAACAAAAGCTTCagttactggaagaaaaaacag ATGAGGATGAGAAGACCATACTACAACTAGAGAATTCTAACAAAAGTCTGTCTGCGGAGCTCAAAGAAGTGAAAAAGGACCTTGGCCAACTGCAAGAAAATTTGAAGATCTCGGATGATAAAAATTTGCAATTTGAGGGTCAGCTAAATAAGACAATCAAAAATTTAGCTACTGTTATGGATGAAATACAGAGTGTTCTTAAACAG GATATCGTGAAGAACGAAGATAAAGATCAGAAATCCAAAGAAAATGGAGCAAACGTATGa